In Siniperca chuatsi isolate FFG_IHB_CAS linkage group LG20, ASM2008510v1, whole genome shotgun sequence, the following proteins share a genomic window:
- the LOC122868185 gene encoding dual specificity phosphatase 29-like: protein MASHKSKTGTKINVTKAAEESSPVDEYVTPGGYELEKILNCGSVAYTHVNEVWPNVYIGDEQTAKDKYNLKRLGITHILNAAEGTWNNVDTGAGYYSDMDIVYYGVVAEDVTTFNLSQYFSSAARFIEETLRNPQNKLLVHCVMGRSRSATLFLAYLMICENMTVVDAIEHVKKRRRIIPNWGFLKQLRELDMQLLEKRENSTEQS, encoded by the exons ATGGCTTCTCACAAGTCAAAGACTGGCACCAAGATAAATGTTACAAAGGCAGCAGAGGAATCCAGTCCAGTGGATGAATATGTCACACCTGGGGGCTATGAGCTGGAGAAAATCCTAAACTGTGGGAGTGTGGCTTACACTCATGTCAACGAGGTCTGGCCTAATGTCTACATTGGGGACGA GCAGACTGCAAAGGACAAGTATAATCTGAAGAGGTTGGGGATTACGCACATCTTGAATGCAGCAGAAGGGACGTGGAACAACGTGGACACCGGAGCTGGTTACTACAGTGACATGGACATTGTCTACTATGGCGTTGTAGCAGAAGACGTCACAACCTTTAACCTCAGCCAGTATTTCTCCTCTGCTGCCCGGTTTATAGAAGAAACACTGAGAAATCCTCAGA ATAAACTGCTGGTGCACTGTGTGATGGGAAGGAGTCGGTCCGCCACACTTTTCCTCGCCTACCTCATGATCTGTGAGAACATGACGGTGGTCGACGCCATCGAGCATGTGAAAAAACGCAGGCGGATCATCCCCAACTGGGGCTTCCTGAAACAGCTGAGAGAGCTGGACATGCAACTCCTGGAGAAAAGGGAAAACTCTACAGAGCAGAGCTGA
- the kat6b gene encoding histone acetyltransferase KAT6B isoform X1 gives MVKLANPLYTEWILEAIQKIKRQKQRPSEERICHAVATSHGLDKKIVLEQLELSVHDGSILKVTNKGSASYKDPGNPGRVGSIPPANVSVPSKESIWNSSDLRHIDWNKILKRAIEGLDDTHGSSLKNIERYLRNQDDLSNVVDNPAFRQRLRLAAKRSVNNGRLLKNGPRYKLSHGSAEGRGSRCPSASPLVLSSVTLLPHERDQLRVDPIPICSFCLGTKESNRDKRPEELLSCADCGSSGHPSCLKFSPELTSNVKRLRWQCIECKTCSSCRIQGKNADEMLFCDSCDRGFHMECCDPPLSRMPKGIWICQVCRPKENGKKLLHKKADQIKRRYAKPIGRPRNKLKQRMSVTSGDGSMVALGGRGSPGRGQKITVSSTPSSGHAASVKDARDRLAVADPCCAVDATQFTTPTPTTTPPLTPTSTPATLTVNKKTKGLIDGLSKFFTPSPVGRRSRAVTVKSPAKQLSSRDKGPPKLSKPPEPFAFTADATQKITPLSSALPHAPTLPGLSPPSQVSSSSTSANSPQSSSSQSSVPSLSSLCNSSQLKGLFDGLSHIYTTQGQSRKKRLPCYAPPKRMHHKQDLPHASKTGPQRLGKNEFNKNRLHSTSAGPGRPRGHPFKMVSHFKRNPFLKKHRTLGRLRYKVCPQKGAPSPGKGDLTDGRIKPENNHGHNGELRVKQEAQVDFAAMSRDHVTEEDIETFTHVQELAVQRTGSLMSTDSMRCPAVIEFGKYEIQTWYSSPYPPEYSRLQKLYLCEFCLKYMRSKNILQRHTKKCGWFHPPANEIYRKDDLSVFEVDGNVSKLFCQNLCLLAKLFLDHKTLYYDVEPFLFYILTKNDEKGCHLVGYFSKEKLCQQKYNVSCIMIMPQYQRQGFGRFLIEFSYLLTRQEGQAGSPEKPLSDLGRLSYLAYWKSVILEYLYKHPDKHISVKGISRATGMCPHDIAATLQQLGMIDRQDGRIVLIRRERWIQRHMENLRANPRRNEVDPDALCWTPSTTLNAVLSEEEREAEMDAERLKEQASCWEKEEREGYMMTHSNRQPLTKVHCKIPYRTYERRPALSWTRRIQQLEDVSDDEADDDDDDDSDGSPPILTKAHAMLAAKRKRTIVLKKRGRKRKRINSSVTTETISETTEVLNEPFDNSEDERPMPLLERTCRVGEMEEEEEEEEEEEQEDKTPITPMKRRRGRPRLEKNAQKDNLEHWNEGADVLSKRPSRPRPVKRKKGWPKGVKRGPPKWRLKNERKMGFKLNLYTPPETPMEAEQHHIQTEEAKEEPNQDIVSADEGSKAGRGSASPERLPSEPPSPVDHGSQKSHSPEGSPVASPVCSPAASPGAMSPRPEDRGDSPEPPEEDQQESEHGQDSPAKDVEHSTLGAVSVENDNEEDDEDRQRTQIEDQDADDEDDSHSKTAEPESRKAELEQSSKEIPECTPPFLDPKEDNDSELSQQVSTVLCSKHEPATTAESIQEAVTEKTVATPPPEAVAIASVAAVDSDNPVDSESEEESTPSPCPDHPPPQSAERPTLSPMVREDLPICTEIDSETAQAVQSLTQETERENVFRECVENQEPCRTLQTYAHVAQSPQLTSLDDCPQSDHSSPLSSAQSHPSQSVRSVNSPAVSILESGYTQISPDHSAISVPSLHNMETSPMMDVPSVSDHSQQVVDSGFSDLGSIESTTENYDNPSSYDSTIGGSICGAGPSQNSCSYGSIPPSGLAQSSCAVSQQMAAVNPGSCGMIQQNSLSSPPHCNVKSPQGCVVVERPPSNSQHSQHSQRSQHSQHNSHSRHGPHNQHSQHNQHGPHNQLSQHSQHNVHNQHSHHHNHHLQHNQLSQHNQHAQHSLHNQHSQHSQQQPMAQCAIPTNFTTTMQLADIPESGNPNFTLYERINHQGEYGSGHYSQSSGLSLAKLQQFTNTFIDHPHSLPFNHSASHPITSYANTPSLSSQHSSLVSLSQTPHRVPNPQVQATMTPPPNLSSPPTMMLQRNMGIPPSQRIQPQMAPKSHISARSKSAPLSHHQQQMFARPPQTVAMQAPSRTLAAMPRMNMSVNIMPAPAYNVNSMNMPSLNAMNGYSMSQPMMNSGYHGNHAYMNQSPQYSMQMGMMGTQPYPQQPMQAPPHGNMVYTPAGHHGYMNTGMSKQSLKGPFIRR, from the exons CTCCGGGTTGACCCCATCCCAATATGCAGTTTCTGTCTTGGAACGAAAGAGTCAAATCGGGACAAGCGGCCAGAAGAGCTGCTGTCCTGTGCAGACTGTGGGAGCAGTG GGCATCCGTCATGTCTGAAGTTTTCCCCCGAATTAACCTCAAATGTGAAGAGATTACGATGGCAGTGTATTGAATGCAAAACCTGCAGCTCCTGTCGAATACAGGGGAAAAATGCT gatGAGATGCTATTCTGCGATTCATGTGATCGGGGCTTTCACATGGAATGCTGCGACCCGCCGCTTTCAAGAATGCCAAAAG GAATCTGGATCTGCCAAGTCTGCAGGCCGAAGGAGAACGGGAAGAAACTGCTGCACAAGAAAGCCGATCAGATCAAACGTCGATATGCAAAGCCAATTGGAAGGCCCAGAAATAAGCTCAAACAAAGAAT GTCTGTAACCAGTGGTGACGGCTCCATGGTAGCACTTGGAGGAAGGGGGTCACCTGGTAGGGGTCAAAAGATTACCGTCTCTTCCACACCTTCATCTGGTCATGCTGCATCTGTGAAGGACGCCAGAGACAGATTGGCTGTTGCAGACCCCTGTTGTGCGGTCGACGCCACCCAATTCACCactcccacccccaccaccactccCCCTCTCACGCCCACCTCCACCCCAGCTACACTCACCGTTAACAAGAAAACCAAAGGGCTTATTGATGGGCTTTCCAAATTCTTTACCCCTTCCCCTGTGGGCCGTCGCTCGCGAGCTGTAACCGTAAAGTCACCCGCCAAACAGTTAAGCTCTAGAGACAAGGGTCCGCCCAAACTGTCCAAGCCACCAGAGCCGTTTGCCTTTACTGCTGACGCCACTCAAAAGATAACCCCCTTGTCTTCTGCACTTCCTCACGCTCCCACGTTGCCGGGACTTAGCCCCCCCTCGCAGGTGTCCAGCAGCTCCACCTCTGCTAACTCTCCCCAGAGCTCCTCCAGCCAGTCTAGTGTTCCTTCCCTGAGTAGTCTCTGCAATAGCAGCCAACTTAAGGGACTATTTGACGGACTCTCTCACATTTATACTACTCAGGGACAATCGCGGAAAAAGAGACTACCTTGCTACGCACCACCTAAGCGCATGCACCATAAGCAGGATTTACCCCATGCGTCCAAAACGGGGCCCCAGCGCCTTGGAAAGAATGAGTTTAATAAAAATAGGTTACACTCTACATCTGCTGGGCCGGGCCGACCCAGAGGACACCCGTTTAAGATGGTCAGTCATTTCAAACGTAACCCCTTCCTTAAAAAGCACAGGACACTAGGCAGGCTGAGGTATAAAGTGTGCCCTCAGAAGGGAGCCCCCTCACCAGGAAAGGGAGACTTGACAGACGGAAGAATTAAGCCTGAGAATAATCATG GCCACAACGGGGAGCTGCGTGTGAAGCAGGAGGCCCAAGTCGACTTTGCAGCCATGTCCAGAGACCATGTCACAGAGGAGGATATTGAGACCTTCACGCATGTCCAAGAACTCGCCGTGCAG AGAACTGGATCTCTGATGAGCACAGACTCCATGCGATGCCCTGCTGTCATTGAATTTGGGAAGTATGAGATTCAAACCTGGTACTCGTCGCCTTACCCACCTGAATATTCAAG aTTACAAAAGCTTTATCTGTGCGAGTTCTGTCTGAAGTACATGAGAAGCAAAAACATTCTccagagacacacaaagaagTGTGGCTGGTTCCACCCACCAGCCAATGAAATCTACAGAAAGGACGACCTTTCCGTATTTGAG gttgatggaaatgtcagcAAACTATTCTGCCAAAACCTCTGCCTGTTAGCCAAGCTTTTCCTGGATCACAAGACCTTGTATTATGATGTGGAGCCTTTCCTCTTCTACATACTTACAAAGAATGATGAGAAAGGCTGTCATCTTGTGGGCTATTTCTCCAAG GAAAAGCTTTGCCAGCAGAAGTACAATGTCTCCTGCATAATGATCATGCCTCAGTACCAAAGGCAAGGATTTGGAAGGTTCCTTATTGAGTTCA GTTACCTTCTCACCAGGCAAGAAGGACAAGCCGGCTCCCCGGAGAAGCCGCTGTCAGATCTGGGTCGCTTATCCTACCTGGCATATTGGAAAAGTGTCATACTGGAGTACCTTTATAAGCACCCAGATAAACACATCAGTGTTAAAGGAATAAGCAGGGCCACTGGGATGTGTCCACATGACATCGCCGCTACTCTCCAGCAGCTCGGCATGATTGACAGACAGGATGGCAG GATTGTGTTGATCAGAAGAGAGCGATGGATTCAGAGGCACATGGAGAACCTGAGGGCTAACCCACGTCGGAATGAGGTGGACCCCGACGCCCTGTGCTGGACACCTTCCACCACTCTCAACGCCGTCctgtctgaggaggagagggaggcagaaatgGAT GCTGAGCGGCTGAAGGAGCAGGCCAGTTGctgggagaaggaggagagagagggctACATGATGACTCACAGTAACAGGCAACCTCTCACGAAGGTCCACTGTAAGATTCCCTACAGGACCTACGAACGCCGCCCTGCACTGTCCTGGACCAGGCGCATCCAGCAGTTGGAGGACGTTAGTGATGATGAAGCTGAtgacgacgacgatgatgacTCTGATGGCTCACCGCCCATCCTAACAAAAGCCCATGCAATGCTTGCAGCCAAGAGAAAG agAACCATTGTGCTCAAGAAGAGAGGGCgtaaaagaaagagaataaacaGCAGTGTAACAACAGAAACCATCTCTGAGACAACAGAGGTGCTGAATGAGCCGTTTGATAACTCAGAGGATGAGCGCCCTATGCCCCTGCTGGAGCGCACCTGCAGAGTGGGcgagatggaggaggaagaagaagaagaggaggaggaggaacaggaggacaAGACACCGATTACACCAATGAAACGGCGTAGAGGTCGCCCGAGGCTGGAGAAAAATGCACAGAAAGACAATCTTGAGCACTGGAATGAAG GAGCTGACGTCCTCTCTAAAAGACCCAGCAGACCCCGTCCAGTGAAACGGAAGAAGGGCTGGCCAAAGGGCGTGAAACGTGGCCCACCTAAATGGAGGCTAAAGAATGAACGAAAGATGGGCTTCAAGCTCAACCTCTACACACCCCCTGAAACCCCAATGGAGGCAGAGCAGCACCATATTCAGACTGAAGAAGCGAAAGAGGAACCAAATCAGGATATTGTCAGCGCAGACGAGGGCAGCAAAGCAGGCAGAGGCTCGGCTAGTCCAGAGAGGCTCCCCTCTGAGCCACCAAGTCCTGTTGACCATGGCTCCCAGAAGTCGCACTCCCCTGAAGGATCGCCAGTGGCTTCTCCAGTGTGCTCACCTGCCGCCTCTCCTGGTGCCATGTCTCCAAGACCTGAGGACAGAGGTGATTCCCCAGAACCACCTGAAGAAGACCAGCAAGAGAGTGAACACGGGCAGGACTCTCCAGCCAAAGATGTGGAACACAGCACACTGGGTGCTGTATCTGTGGAGAATGACAAtgaggaagatgatgaggaCAGGCAGCGAACTCAAATAGAGGATCAGGATgcagatgatgaagatgacagTCACAGCAAAACAGCAGAACCTGAGAGCCGCAAAGCAGAGTTGGAACAGAGTTCAAAAGAAATACCAGAATGCACCCCACCTTTTTTAGATCCAAAAGAAGACAATGACTCTGAGTTGAGTCAGCAGGTTTCTACAGTACTGTGTAGTAAACACGAACCAGCTACCACTGCAGAAAGCATCCAGGAGGCAGTGACAGAAAAGACAGTAGCAACACCACCACCTGAAGCAGTAGCAATCGCTTCAGTAGCAGCTGTAGACTCTGATAATCCTGTAGACTCTGAGTCAGAGGAAGAGAGCACACCCAGTCCTTGTCCGGATCATCCACCTCCTCAGTCTGCAGAGAGGCCAACACTCAGTCCCATGGTGAGGGAGGATCTCCCCATCTGCACAGAGATTGACTCAGAGACAGCCCAAGCTGTTCAGTCCCTGACGCAGGAGACCGAGCGGGAGAATGTTTTCCGGGAGTGTGTGGAGAACCAGGAGCCCTGCAGGACCCTGCAGACCTACGCGCACGTGGCCCAGAGCCCCCAGCTCACCTCGCTGGATGACTGCCCCCAGTCGGACCACAGCAGCCCCCTTTCCTCAGCGCAATCCCATCCCAGTCAGTCGGTACGCTCTGTTAACAGCCCGGCTGTCTCCATCCTGGAGAGCGGCTACACTCAGATCAGCCCTGACCACAGTGCCATCTCAGTGCCCTCGCTCCACAACATGGAGACAAGCCCCATGATGGATGTGCCGTCGGTGTCAGATCACTCACAGCAGGTGGTGGACAGCGGCTTCAGCGATCTGGGCAGCATTGAGAGCACCACCGAGAACTACGACAACCCCAGCAGCTATGACTCCACCATAGGGGGTAGCATCTGTGGGGCAGGCCCCTCCCAGAACAGCTGCTCCTATGGCAGCATCCCCCCCAGTGGCCTGGCCCAGAGCAGCTGTGCCGTGAGCCAGCAAATGGCTGCCGTCAACCCTGGCAGCTGCGGGATGATTCAGCAGAACAGCCTGAGTTCGCCGCCACATTGCAACGTCAAGTCGCCACAGGGCTGCGTGGTGGTGGAGAGGCCTCCCAGCAACAGCCAGCACAGTCAACATAGCCAGCGCAGCCAACACAGTCAACACAACTCCCACAGCAGGCATGGCCCACACAATCAGCACAGCCAACACAATCAACACGGCCCACACAATCAGCTAAGCCAGCACAGTCAACACAATGTCCACAACCAGCATAGTCACCACCACAATCACCACCTGCAGCACAATCAGCTCAGCCAGCACAATCAGCACGCTCAGCATAGCCTTCACAATCAACACAGTCagcacagccagcagcagcccATGGCACAGTGTGCCATTCCCACCAACTTCACCACCACCATGCAGCTGGCAGACATTCCTGAATCTGGCAACCCAAACTTCACCCTCTATGAGAGGATCAACCACCAGGGGGAGTATGGCAGCGGGCACTACTCTCAGTCGTCTGGCCTCAGTCTGGCCAAATTGCAGCAGTTCACCAACACGTTCATAGACCATCCTCACTCGCTGCCTTTCAACCACTCGGCCTCACACCCCATCACATCTTATGCAAACACCCCTTCGCTGTCATCTCAGCACTCGAGCCTGGTCTCCTTGTCTCAGACCCCACATCGAGTCCCCAACCCACAGGTGCAGGCCACCATGACCCCGCCTCCGAATCTCAGCTCCCCACCAACCATGATGCTACAGCGTAACATGGGCATCCCGCCCTCGCAGCGGATCCAGCCCCAAATGGCGCCCAAGAGTCACATCTCTGCACGCTCCAAGTCAGCCCCGCTGTCgcaccaccagcagcagatgTTCGCCCGGCCTCCGCAGACTGTGGCCATGCAGGCGCCATCCAGGACGCTGGCTGCCATGCCGCGCATGAACATGAGCGTGAACATCATGCCGGCACCAGCTTACAATGTCAACTCCATGAACATGCCCTCCCTCAACGCCATGAATGGCTACAGCATGAGCCAGCCCATGATGAACAGTGGCTACCATGGCAACCATGCCTATATGAACCAGTCACCCCAGTACTCTATGCAGATGGGCATGATGGGAACACAGCCATACCCCCAGCAACCCATGCAGGCTCCACCACATGGCAACATGGTGTACACTCCAGCTGGTCACCATGGTTACATGAACACAGGCATGTCCAAGCAGTCTCTGAAAGGGCCTTTCATCAGGCGGTAA